TTTAGTTGATTTTGCAAACAAGTGGTATGATCCCATGGCTAATAAGCGGATTGTATATAAAGCAGTTTAAATATATGTAGGAGGTTGGTACATTGAATAAACATATGAAATTTAAAATTTTAACTTTATTTACTATTATAGGAATTTTAATTTTAGCTACCGGTTGTTCAAATAAATCGGGAAATGGTGAGGTATCAACGGTTAGGATAGGATTGTTTCCAAATATAACACATGCGCAAGGATTGCTTGGTAAAGAAAATGGAGCGTTTCAAAAGGCACTTGGAGAGACAAAGATTGATTGGAAAATATTTAATGCAGGGCCATCTGAAATAGAAGCGTTGTTAGCTGATGAAATTGATATAGGATATATAGGCCCGGGACCTGCCATAAACGGTTTTGCAAAATCAAATGGTGCTATTAAGATAATTTCTGGTGCTGCAAATGGCGGTGAAGTGCTTGTATCAAGAAAAGATCTGAAAATCGATGATGTAAAAGGATTAAGCGGCAAAAAAGTAGCTGTTCCACAGTTTGGAAATACACAAGATTTAACTCTTCGTCATCTTCTTAATGAATATGGATTAAAGGATACAACTAAAGGAGGTACTGTCGAAATAAGGCAGGCAGAGAACCCTGATATTGAGACATTAATGGGGAAAGGAGATATAGATGCAGCGTTGGTGCCTGAGCCATGGGGATCTATACTCATAAAAGAGATAAATGCAAATGTAGTGCTTGATTACGATAAAATTTTAAGAGGTGGTGATTATTCAACTACAGTAGTTGTGGTCAGAACACAATTTTTAAAAGAGCATCCAGATATTGTTGAAGAGTTCTTAAAGGCACATGTTCAACTGACAGATTATATA
This portion of the Thermoanaerobacterium sp. RBIITD genome encodes:
- a CDS encoding aliphatic sulfonate ABC transporter substrate-binding protein, translating into MKFKILTLFTIIGILILATGCSNKSGNGEVSTVRIGLFPNITHAQGLLGKENGAFQKALGETKIDWKIFNAGPSEIEALLADEIDIGYIGPGPAINGFAKSNGAIKIISGAANGGEVLVSRKDLKIDDVKGLSGKKVAVPQFGNTQDLTLRHLLNEYGLKDTTKGGTVEIRQAENPDIETLMGKGDIDAALVPEPWGSILIKEINANVVLDYDKILRGGDYSTTVVVVRTQFLKEHPDIVEEFLKAHVQLTDYINKNKSEAYTSINKEIYELTKKPLPNDILNTSFNRLKVTVDPEKSSINDYINLSKEAGFLKNDVDVNKMIDTSLLNKILGNIK